In a genomic window of Anomalospiza imberbis isolate Cuckoo-Finch-1a 21T00152 chromosome 5, ASM3175350v1, whole genome shotgun sequence:
- the PMCH gene encoding pro-MCH has protein sequence MWISSYILILSLLSLFSQGFLLSVSKSLQEVEDEDMLLAALNLGKTLQNGDKSMSRGAIPLLKHYKTEDSSVFNDKNAGNMKFLDRGSRHDFFNHIKPINLGRKQLPYPAMKGAMAFPADTEIQNIESIQERETTDEENSAKFPIGRRDFDILRCMLGRVYRPCWQV, from the exons ATGTGGATCTCATCATATATCCTAATtctctcccttctctctcttttttctcaagGTTTTCTACTCTCAGTTTCAAAGTCTCTGCAAGAGGTAGAAGATGAAGATATGTTGCTAGCTGCATTAAATCTAGGAAAAACTCTACAAAATGGAGACAAAAGTATGAGTAGGGGAGCTATACCTTTGCTGAAGCACTACAAGACTGAAGACAGCAGTGTTTTCAATGATAAGAATGCTGGAAACATGAAGTTTTTG GACAGAGGTTCCAGACATGATTTCTTCAATCACATTAAGCCAATCAACTTAGGTAGAAAGCAACTACCTTATCCGGCAATGAAGGGAGCCATGGCTTTTCCAGCTGACactgaaattcaaaatattGAGTCAATACAGGAAAGAGAGACTACAGATGAAGAAAATTCAGCTAAATTCCCTATAGGAAGAAGAGATTTTGaca tCCTCAGGTGTATGCTGGGAAGAGTCTATCGACCTTGTTGGCAAGTGTGA